From the genome of Streptomyces sp. NBC_01116, one region includes:
- a CDS encoding histidine phosphatase family protein: protein MNGSGSGTGRRIVLWRHGQTAWNLERRFQGSTDIELTEVGVGQARRAARLLASLKPDAIVASDLRRAAATAAELSAVSGLAVAHDASLRETYAGAWQGLTHQEIVERFGDQYAAWKRGEPVRRGGGELETEVADRAAPVVLEHAEKLPENGTLVVVSHGGTIRTTIGRLLGLEAHHWEGLGGLSNCCWSVLGEGARGWRLLEHNAGTLPEPVLGDDD, encoded by the coding sequence CTGAACGGCAGCGGCAGCGGCACGGGCCGCAGGATCGTCCTCTGGCGGCACGGCCAGACGGCGTGGAACCTGGAGCGCCGTTTCCAGGGCTCCACGGACATCGAGCTCACCGAGGTGGGCGTCGGGCAGGCCCGCCGTGCCGCCCGGCTGCTCGCCTCGCTCAAGCCGGACGCCATCGTGGCCTCAGACCTGCGACGGGCGGCGGCCACCGCCGCCGAGCTCTCCGCCGTCAGCGGCCTCGCCGTCGCACACGACGCCTCACTCCGTGAGACGTACGCCGGCGCCTGGCAGGGGCTGACCCACCAGGAGATCGTCGAGCGCTTCGGCGACCAGTACGCGGCCTGGAAGCGCGGCGAGCCGGTGCGCCGGGGCGGCGGCGAGCTGGAGACCGAGGTCGCCGACCGGGCGGCGCCGGTCGTTCTGGAGCACGCGGAGAAGCTCCCGGAGAACGGCACGCTCGTCGTGGTCAGCCACGGCGGCACGATCAGGACGACGATCGGCCGCCTGCTCGGCCTGGAGGCGCACCACTGGGAAGGGCTCGGCGGGCTGTCCAACTGCTGCTGGTCCGTCCTCGGCGAGGGCGCGCGCGGCTGGCGTCTGCTGGAACACAACGCCGGCACGCTCCCGGAGCCGGTCCTCGGCGACGACGACTAG
- the rsfS gene encoding ribosome silencing factor, whose product MTATDRSIELINAAAQAAADRLAHDIIAYDVSDVLSITDAFLLASAPNDRQVKSIVDEIEERLQKELGVKPVRREGDRDARWILLDYVDIVIHVQHSEERVFYALERLWKDCPEIALPEDAIKTRGKAEEHAQLNGGTEGDQS is encoded by the coding sequence GTGACCGCCACGGACCGCTCCATCGAGCTCATCAACGCCGCCGCTCAGGCGGCCGCCGACCGGCTCGCGCACGACATCATCGCCTACGACGTCAGCGACGTGCTGTCGATCACCGACGCCTTCCTGCTCGCCTCGGCCCCCAACGACCGCCAGGTCAAGTCGATCGTCGACGAGATCGAGGAGCGGCTCCAGAAGGAGCTCGGCGTCAAGCCGGTGCGCCGCGAGGGCGACCGCGACGCCCGCTGGATCCTCCTCGACTACGTCGACATCGTCATCCACGTCCAGCACAGCGAGGAGCGCGTCTTCTACGCGCTGGAGCGCCTGTGGAAGGACTGCCCGGAGATCGCCCTCCCCGAGGACGCGATCAAGACCCGTGGCAAGGCCGAGGAGCACGCACAGCTCAACGGCGGCACGGAAGGTGACCAGAGCTGA
- a CDS encoding LytR C-terminal domain-containing protein: protein MNDRQNPYDPYYQEPQIVGYDAYGQPVYQQQGHQQYDQPGQQGQQGQVYDPYAAQPGQGHPTQDAGYGYDAYGNPQQQPQGYDPYAGLHPGQPSQQGQGADQGYGYGSYTDYGYATGQQPAAVDTGQHWSVPQQGVAPAPEQAPQQAPAQQPQPQPQPQPQPQSPGAAEAEVEAEAALPGQRKPAPDYRTEQFSFIEEPDEDSEDVIDWLKFTESRSERREEARRKGRNRMVALVVVAVLVVVGGAGYLWSADMIPGLSGSDEKKAVAAGAQQRDMMVVHLHDTKKGGTSTALLVDNATTKQGTTVLLPNSLAVAGDDGTTTTLGKSVEDDGRTGTREAIDTLLGTRITGTWRLDTPYLENLVELVGNIEVDTDTAVPGAKKGESPLVNKGEGQTLSGPMAVAYATYRAPGEPEAKQLTRFGEVMRATLRKISEDPKAATVTIETLLQVLDPSLPEKDLGASLAKLASRAKVGDYKTALLPVQEDGTLTEADTRGVVKNILGGTVKAPEAGAPLRVAVRNATGNQKAAEAARVQLVNGGYAFVDSGKAGAEASSLVLYRSAEDKEKAVEVAKTLGLSAGDVKKGEPAANADVSAVLGQDYEVP from the coding sequence GTGAACGACCGACAGAACCCGTACGACCCGTACTACCAGGAGCCGCAGATCGTCGGCTACGACGCGTACGGGCAGCCGGTCTACCAGCAGCAGGGCCACCAGCAGTACGACCAGCCGGGTCAGCAGGGTCAGCAGGGCCAGGTCTACGACCCCTACGCCGCCCAGCCGGGTCAGGGCCACCCAACCCAGGACGCCGGCTACGGCTACGACGCCTACGGCAACCCTCAGCAGCAGCCCCAGGGCTACGACCCCTACGCGGGCCTGCACCCGGGCCAGCCGTCCCAGCAGGGCCAGGGCGCCGACCAGGGGTACGGCTACGGCTCCTACACCGACTACGGCTACGCGACCGGGCAGCAGCCCGCCGCGGTCGACACCGGCCAGCACTGGAGCGTGCCGCAGCAGGGCGTGGCCCCCGCACCGGAACAGGCCCCGCAGCAGGCTCCCGCACAGCAGCCGCAGCCGCAGCCGCAGCCGCAGCCGCAGCCGCAGTCGCCTGGAGCGGCGGAGGCGGAGGTGGAGGCGGAGGCCGCGCTTCCGGGGCAGCGCAAGCCCGCCCCCGACTACCGCACCGAGCAGTTCTCGTTCATCGAGGAGCCCGACGAGGACTCCGAAGACGTCATCGACTGGCTGAAGTTCACCGAGAGCCGCAGCGAGCGGCGCGAGGAGGCGCGGCGCAAGGGCCGCAACCGGATGGTCGCCCTGGTCGTCGTCGCCGTTCTCGTCGTCGTCGGCGGGGCCGGCTACCTCTGGTCCGCCGACATGATCCCGGGCCTGTCCGGATCGGACGAGAAGAAAGCCGTGGCCGCCGGCGCGCAGCAGCGCGACATGATGGTGGTGCACCTGCACGACACGAAGAAGGGCGGCACCTCGACGGCGCTGCTCGTCGACAACGCCACCACCAAGCAGGGCACCACCGTCCTGCTGCCCAACTCCCTCGCCGTCGCGGGCGACGACGGGACCACCACCACACTCGGCAAGTCCGTCGAGGACGACGGCAGGACCGGCACCCGTGAGGCGATCGACACCCTCCTGGGCACCCGGATCACCGGCACCTGGCGGCTGGACACCCCGTACCTGGAGAACCTCGTCGAGCTGGTCGGCAACATCGAGGTCGACACCGACACGGCAGTGCCCGGCGCGAAGAAGGGCGAATCGCCCCTGGTGAACAAGGGCGAGGGCCAGACGCTCAGCGGCCCGATGGCCGTCGCGTACGCCACGTACCGTGCGCCGGGGGAGCCCGAGGCCAAGCAGCTGACGCGGTTCGGCGAGGTCATGCGGGCCACGCTGCGGAAGATCTCCGAGGACCCCAAGGCCGCGACCGTCACCATCGAGACGCTGCTCCAGGTGCTGGACCCGTCGCTGCCCGAGAAGGACCTCGGGGCCTCGCTCGCCAAGCTGGCCTCGCGGGCCAAGGTCGGCGACTACAAGACGGCCCTCCTGCCGGTCCAGGAGGACGGCACGCTCACCGAGGCCGACACCCGCGGCGTCGTCAAGAACATCCTCGGCGGCACGGTGAAGGCTCCGGAGGCGGGCGCTCCGCTCCGGGTCGCCGTCCGCAACGCCACCGGGAACCAGAAGGCGGCGGAGGCCGCCCGGGTCCAGCTGGTCAACGGCGGTTACGCCTTCGTGGACAGCGGCAAGGCAGGGGCCGAGGCGTCGTCCCTCGTGCTCTACCGGTCCGCGGAGGACAAGGAGAAGGCCGTCGAGGTGGCCAAGACCCTGGGCCTTTCCGCAGGCGACGTGAAGAAGGGCGAGCCGGCCGCCAACGCCGACGTGTCCGCGGTCCTCGGCCAGGACTACGAGGTCCCGTAG
- the nadD gene encoding nicotinate-nucleotide adenylyltransferase, giving the protein MGEQEVPTGPGKRRIGVMGGTFDPIHHGHLVAASEVAAQFHLDEVVFVPTGQPWQKSHKTVSPAEDRYLMTVIATASNPQFSVSRSDIDRGGPTYTIDTLRDLREVHGEADLFFITGADALSQILTWRDAEELFSLSHFIGVTRPGHVLTDDGLPEGGVSLVEVPALAISSTDCRERVAQGEPVWYLVPDGVVRYIDKRQLYRGE; this is encoded by the coding sequence ATGGGAGAGCAGGAAGTGCCTACCGGCCCCGGCAAACGCCGTATCGGCGTGATGGGCGGGACATTCGACCCGATCCACCATGGACACCTGGTGGCGGCCAGTGAAGTGGCCGCCCAGTTCCATCTCGACGAGGTCGTCTTCGTCCCGACCGGGCAGCCGTGGCAGAAGAGCCACAAGACCGTCTCCCCGGCCGAGGACCGCTATCTGATGACCGTCATCGCCACCGCGTCCAACCCGCAGTTCTCCGTGAGCCGCAGTGACATCGACCGTGGCGGACCGACGTACACCATCGATACGCTGCGGGATCTGCGCGAGGTCCACGGCGAGGCGGACCTCTTCTTCATCACCGGCGCCGACGCGTTGTCCCAGATCCTCACCTGGCGCGACGCGGAGGAGCTGTTCTCGCTCTCCCACTTCATCGGTGTGACCCGTCCGGGTCACGTGCTCACGGACGACGGACTGCCCGAGGGCGGTGTCTCCCTCGTGGAGGTGCCCGCGCTGGCAATCTCGTCCACGGACTGCCGTGAGAGGGTCGCGCAGGGGGAGCCGGTCTGGTACCTGGTGCCGGACGGGGTGGTCCGCTACATCGACAAGCGCCAGCTGTACCGCGGCGAGTGA
- a CDS encoding M48 family metallopeptidase codes for MTDSSHENVPSRQRRRFPGISSRAYEHPADRSALVALRKLTGFDTVFKALSGLLPERSLRLLFLSDSVRVSDAQFAHLNDMLRDACYILDLEKVPPMYVKQDPQPNAMCIGLDEPIIVVTTGLVELLDEEEMRAVVGHEVGHALSGHSVYRTILLFLTNLAVKVAWIPLGNVAIMAIVTALREWFRKSELSADRAGLLVGQDITASMRGLMKIAGGNHLHEMNVDAFLAQADEYEKGGDLRDSVLKILNVLPRTHPFTTVRAAELKKWSETRDFQRIMDGHYPRRDEDKDTSVTDSFRESASHYADTVRTSKDPLMKLVGDIAGGAGDLGGKLRDRFTGAGGAKGGAQGPSDGSATDGGSATGGDGTSGRPQDPEEGPGTSSSGPSGS; via the coding sequence ATGACCGACAGCAGTCACGAGAACGTGCCGAGCAGGCAGCGCCGGCGATTCCCCGGGATCTCCTCCCGGGCCTACGAGCACCCCGCCGACCGCTCGGCCCTGGTGGCCCTGCGCAAGCTGACCGGGTTCGACACCGTGTTCAAGGCGCTCAGCGGGCTGCTCCCGGAGCGCAGCCTGCGGCTGCTCTTCCTCTCCGACTCCGTCCGGGTGAGCGACGCGCAGTTCGCCCACCTGAACGACATGCTGCGGGACGCGTGTTACATCCTGGACCTGGAGAAGGTCCCGCCGATGTACGTGAAGCAGGACCCGCAGCCCAACGCCATGTGCATCGGGCTGGACGAGCCGATCATCGTGGTCACCACCGGCCTGGTCGAGCTGCTCGACGAGGAGGAGATGCGGGCGGTGGTGGGCCACGAGGTGGGCCACGCGCTCTCCGGTCACTCGGTGTACCGGACGATACTGCTCTTCCTGACCAACCTCGCCGTGAAGGTCGCCTGGATCCCGCTGGGCAATGTGGCGATCATGGCGATAGTGACGGCGCTGCGCGAGTGGTTCCGCAAGTCGGAGCTGTCCGCGGACCGGGCCGGGCTGCTGGTCGGCCAGGACATCACGGCCTCCATGCGCGGTCTGATGAAGATCGCGGGCGGTAATCACCTCCACGAGATGAACGTGGACGCCTTCCTCGCCCAGGCCGACGAGTACGAGAAGGGCGGCGACCTCCGGGACTCCGTCCTCAAGATCCTCAATGTGCTGCCCCGCACGCACCCGTTCACCACCGTGCGGGCCGCCGAGCTGAAGAAGTGGTCGGAGACCCGCGACTTCCAGCGGATCATGGACGGCCACTACCCACGGCGCGACGAGGACAAGGACACCTCGGTGACCGACTCGTTCCGCGAGTCCGCCTCGCACTACGCGGACACGGTGCGCACCAGCAAGGACCCGCTGATGAAGCTCGTGGGCGACATCGCCGGCGGCGCGGGAGACCTCGGCGGCAAGCTGCGCGACCGGTTCACCGGAGCCGGGGGCGCCAAGGGCGGGGCGCAGGGCCCGTCCGACGGTTCCGCCACGGACGGCGGTTCCGCTACGGGCGGGGACGGGACGTCCGGCCGGCCTCAGGACCCTGAGGAGGGCCCGGGGACGTCGTCGTCGGGGCCGTCGGGGAGCTGA
- a CDS encoding glutamate-5-semialdehyde dehydrogenase, with product MTTLSPYDNLSPVAQTAYRARAAAADIAPLPRAAKDDALLAIADALEVRTSEIVEANAKDIERAREAGTSEGIIDRLTLTPERIRAIAADVRDVAALPDPVGEVVRGSTLPNGIDLRQVRVPLGVVGIIYEARPNVTVDAAALCLKSGNAVLLRGSSSAYASNTALVRVLRDAVGGSGLPADAVQLVPGESRDSVRELMRARGLVDVLIPRGGASLIRTVVEESTVPVIETGTGNCHVYVDAETDLAMAVDILINSKAQRPSVCNAAETLLVHKDVADAFLPLALDALAEAGVTIHGDEHVLAHAEGSKATVVAATAEDWETEYLSYDIAAAVVDSLDAAVAHIRLWSSGHTEAIVTTSQAAARRFTQWVDSTTVAVNASTRFTDGGQFGFGAEIGISTQKLHARGPMGLPELTSTKYIVTGDGHIR from the coding sequence ATGACCACGCTCTCGCCCTACGACAACCTCTCCCCGGTCGCGCAGACCGCCTACCGGGCCCGTGCCGCCGCCGCCGACATCGCGCCACTTCCGCGCGCGGCCAAGGACGACGCGCTGCTGGCCATCGCCGACGCCCTCGAAGTGCGCACGAGCGAGATCGTCGAGGCCAACGCGAAGGACATCGAGCGCGCCCGCGAGGCCGGGACGAGCGAAGGCATCATCGACCGCCTCACCCTCACCCCGGAACGCATCCGCGCCATCGCCGCCGACGTACGGGACGTCGCCGCGCTGCCCGACCCGGTCGGTGAGGTGGTGCGCGGCTCGACCCTGCCCAACGGCATCGACCTCCGGCAGGTGCGGGTCCCGCTCGGCGTGGTCGGCATCATCTACGAGGCCCGGCCCAACGTCACCGTCGACGCGGCCGCGCTCTGCCTGAAGTCCGGCAACGCGGTCCTGCTGCGCGGCTCCTCCTCCGCCTACGCCTCCAACACCGCCCTCGTGCGGGTCCTGCGCGACGCGGTCGGCGGCTCCGGCCTGCCGGCCGACGCGGTGCAGCTCGTCCCGGGCGAGAGCCGTGACTCCGTGCGCGAACTGATGCGGGCCCGCGGCCTGGTCGACGTCCTCATCCCGCGCGGCGGCGCCTCGCTGATCCGCACGGTCGTCGAGGAGTCCACCGTGCCCGTCATCGAGACCGGCACCGGAAACTGCCACGTCTACGTCGACGCGGAGACGGACCTGGCCATGGCGGTCGACATCCTGATCAACTCCAAGGCCCAGCGCCCCAGCGTCTGCAACGCGGCCGAGACCCTGCTCGTCCACAAGGACGTGGCGGACGCCTTCCTGCCGCTCGCCCTGGACGCGCTGGCCGAGGCCGGAGTCACCATCCACGGCGACGAGCACGTCCTGGCCCACGCCGAGGGATCCAAGGCCACCGTGGTCGCGGCGACCGCCGAGGACTGGGAGACCGAATACCTGTCGTACGACATCGCGGCGGCGGTCGTCGACTCCCTGGACGCGGCGGTCGCCCACATCCGGCTCTGGTCCTCCGGACACACCGAGGCGATCGTCACCACCTCGCAGGCAGCCGCCCGCCGGTTCACCCAATGGGTCGATTCGACCACGGTCGCCGTGAACGCCTCCACCCGCTTCACGGACGGCGGACAGTTCGGCTTCGGCGCCGAGATCGGCATCTCCACGCAGAAGCTGCACGCCCGCGGCCCGATGGGCCTGCCCGAGCTGACCTCGACGAAGTACATCGTCACGGGGGACGGGCACATCCGCTAG
- the proB gene encoding glutamate 5-kinase produces the protein MAEQRPSGREQAVTGARRVVVKVGSSSLTTASGGLDADRVDALVDVLAKVRDGGEREVVLVSSGAIAAGLAPLGLVRRPKDLARQQAAASVGQGLLVARYTASFARYGVRVGQVLLTADDTSRRGHYRNAYSTLDKLLEMGAVPVVNENDTVATDEIRFGDNDRLAALVAHLVHADLLVLLSDVDGLHDGPPGTPGASRIAEVTGPEDLTGVTIGSAGKAGVGTGGMVTKVEAARIATAAGVPVVLTSASRAADALAGRDTGTYFHPTGRRSADRLLWLAHASTPQGALTLDDGAVRAVVERRTSLLPAGISAVEGEFSAGDPVELRDPHGTPVARGLVNFDAKEIPQLLGRSTRDLARELGPAYEREVVHRDDLVLLAPRLTP, from the coding sequence GTGGCAGAGCAGAGGCCGTCGGGCCGCGAGCAGGCGGTGACCGGCGCCCGCAGGGTCGTCGTCAAGGTCGGCTCCTCCTCGCTCACCACGGCGTCCGGCGGCCTCGACGCCGACCGGGTCGACGCCCTCGTCGACGTCCTGGCCAAGGTCAGGGACGGCGGCGAACGCGAGGTCGTCCTCGTCTCCAGCGGAGCCATCGCCGCCGGACTCGCGCCGCTCGGCCTCGTCCGCAGGCCCAAGGACCTGGCCCGCCAGCAGGCCGCCGCCAGCGTCGGCCAGGGCCTCCTCGTGGCCCGCTACACCGCCTCGTTCGCGCGCTACGGCGTCCGCGTCGGACAGGTGCTCCTCACCGCCGACGACACCAGCCGCCGCGGCCACTACCGCAACGCCTACAGCACCCTGGACAAGCTCCTGGAGATGGGCGCCGTCCCCGTCGTCAACGAGAACGACACCGTCGCCACGGACGAGATCCGCTTCGGCGACAACGACCGGCTCGCCGCCCTCGTCGCCCACCTCGTCCACGCCGACCTGCTCGTCCTCCTCTCCGACGTCGACGGCCTCCACGACGGACCGCCCGGCACCCCCGGCGCCTCCCGGATCGCCGAGGTCACCGGCCCCGAGGACCTGACGGGCGTCACCATCGGCAGCGCCGGGAAGGCGGGCGTGGGCACCGGCGGCATGGTCACCAAGGTCGAGGCCGCCCGCATCGCCACCGCCGCCGGCGTTCCCGTCGTCCTCACCTCCGCCAGCCGGGCCGCCGACGCGCTGGCGGGCCGCGACACCGGCACGTACTTCCACCCCACCGGACGCCGCTCCGCCGACCGGCTCCTGTGGCTGGCCCACGCCTCCACCCCGCAGGGCGCGCTCACCCTCGACGACGGCGCCGTACGGGCCGTGGTGGAGCGGCGCACCTCCCTGCTGCCCGCCGGAATCTCCGCCGTCGAGGGCGAGTTCAGCGCCGGCGACCCGGTCGAGCTGCGCGACCCGCACGGAACCCCGGTCGCCCGCGGGCTCGTCAACTTCGACGCGAAGGAGATCCCCCAACTGCTCGGCCGCTCCACCCGGGACCTCGCCCGCGAGCTGGGGCCCGCCTACGAACGCGAGGTCGTACACAGGGACGATCTGGTCCTCCTCGCACCGCGCCTCACTCCCTGA
- a CDS encoding CDP-glycerol glycerophosphotransferase family protein — MASLEAIPDELSRLMKYFPETPVEERPEFHRAAKDFLARAAPKVVRQFSPMARVKWHLAANGRGDELVDLLHYERENPGAFSVRGLRRARIELPGVESSSLPSSVRNFNRSELPVRGKLLDLGWEDGKLLVKGYAYIPNVSSATGKRSLRVAVLRRQGSRSTLPLRMRTVLEPRATAEAKGALHNYDWSGFEIGIDPSRLRVRGQWQPGTWRLGIGIPRPGGMSVGSITKNNSGASGHSYTRVLDDGVRLVAGFDRNRLKLSVDVVPAEIIAQEADGETLTVTLRSRVTTPAGKYPTALRIDHEPSGFATDLPLQQGGTGADGWLRHTARLDLADLPVTGVRPGKAVKYRALIVFADGTTRRATGGAKPFTGVHPLPEGRELAILTDGAGNFTPQVRTVQPLVDSVEWTTGGELVLSGVYAGPAEQMKMVLRHTGRNEDRPLPVEFADGRFTARLRPDTMPTYEGTVPLRAGRWMPRLRLRTEWDHTRDLPVTIRPDLVDTLPLAHRGEHRTYTVERLDFDRIFVESGPVLDLELRGAYRQRLMRDVYTPEQRKLPLREAVLYNSFGGKQFSDSPRAVYEELKRRGTEVEHIAMVHDQQVVLPPGVRGVEWGSKEWYEALARSRYVVTNGGIREWFVRREGQVVVQTWHGTPLKRIGADLLGTPKANLAYIASLPQRSRQYSLFITPNSFTTPIMTNSFRLQCEVLEAGYPRNDVFHAPDRVKRAAAVREKLGIPAGKKVVLYAPTWRDDQRYGGRRFKLDNQIDVEAAKRELGEDHVLLYRKHHKVLDSIPGAGQGFVYDVTYYPDIADLYLIADVLITDYSSVLFDFAHSGRPMLFFTYDLEHYRDTLRGFYFDFTSRAPGPLIKTSEDLVSAIRNIDAVSEEYKEKYAQFRVDFCEPSDGRAAARVVDRMLAVKDEQQG; from the coding sequence GTGGCGTCCCTCGAAGCGATCCCCGACGAGCTCAGCCGGCTCATGAAGTACTTCCCGGAGACTCCGGTCGAGGAGCGCCCCGAATTCCACCGAGCGGCCAAGGACTTCCTGGCCCGGGCCGCACCCAAGGTCGTGCGGCAGTTCTCCCCGATGGCCCGGGTCAAGTGGCACCTGGCCGCCAACGGCCGCGGTGACGAGCTGGTGGACCTGCTGCACTACGAGCGCGAGAACCCGGGAGCCTTCTCCGTCCGCGGCCTGCGGCGCGCCCGCATCGAGCTCCCCGGCGTCGAGAGCTCCTCGCTCCCCTCCTCGGTGCGCAACTTCAACCGCAGCGAACTCCCCGTACGCGGCAAGCTCCTGGACCTCGGCTGGGAGGACGGCAAGCTCCTCGTCAAGGGCTACGCCTACATCCCCAACGTCTCCTCGGCCACCGGCAAGCGCTCGCTGCGCGTCGCCGTGCTCCGCCGCCAGGGCAGCCGCTCCACCCTCCCGCTGCGGATGCGCACCGTCCTGGAACCCCGCGCCACCGCCGAGGCCAAGGGCGCCCTGCACAACTACGACTGGTCCGGCTTCGAGATCGGCATCGACCCGTCCAGGCTGCGCGTACGCGGCCAGTGGCAGCCCGGCACCTGGCGCCTGGGCATCGGCATCCCGCGCCCCGGCGGCATGTCCGTGGGCAGCATCACCAAGAACAACTCGGGCGCGTCCGGCCACAGCTACACCCGGGTCCTGGACGACGGTGTCCGCCTCGTCGCCGGCTTCGACCGCAACCGGCTCAAGCTCTCCGTGGACGTCGTCCCCGCCGAGATCATCGCCCAGGAAGCCGACGGCGAGACCCTCACCGTCACCCTGCGCTCCCGCGTCACCACCCCCGCGGGCAAGTACCCCACCGCCCTGCGCATCGACCACGAGCCGAGCGGCTTCGCCACCGACCTCCCGCTCCAGCAGGGCGGGACCGGCGCCGACGGCTGGCTCCGCCACACCGCCCGCCTCGACCTCGCGGACCTCCCCGTCACCGGCGTACGCCCCGGCAAGGCCGTCAAGTACCGGGCGCTGATCGTCTTCGCCGACGGCACCACCCGCCGAGCCACGGGCGGCGCGAAGCCCTTCACCGGAGTCCACCCGCTGCCCGAGGGACGCGAGCTCGCGATCCTCACCGACGGCGCGGGGAACTTCACCCCGCAGGTCCGCACGGTCCAGCCCCTCGTCGACAGCGTCGAGTGGACCACCGGGGGCGAGCTGGTGCTGTCCGGCGTCTACGCCGGCCCCGCCGAGCAGATGAAGATGGTCCTGCGCCACACCGGCCGCAACGAGGACCGCCCGCTGCCCGTCGAGTTCGCCGACGGCCGCTTCACCGCCCGCCTGCGCCCGGACACCATGCCCACCTACGAGGGCACGGTGCCGCTGCGCGCCGGCCGCTGGATGCCGCGCCTGCGCCTGCGCACCGAGTGGGACCACACCCGCGACCTCCCCGTCACGATCCGCCCCGACCTCGTGGACACGCTGCCGCTGGCCCACCGGGGCGAGCACCGCACGTACACCGTCGAGCGGCTCGACTTCGACCGGATCTTCGTGGAGTCCGGGCCGGTCCTCGACCTGGAGCTGCGCGGCGCCTACCGCCAGCGGCTGATGCGCGACGTCTACACCCCCGAGCAGCGCAAGCTGCCGCTGCGCGAGGCCGTGCTCTACAACAGCTTCGGCGGCAAGCAGTTCTCCGACTCGCCCCGCGCGGTCTACGAGGAGCTCAAGCGCCGCGGCACCGAGGTCGAGCACATCGCGATGGTCCACGACCAGCAGGTCGTCCTGCCGCCCGGCGTCCGCGGCGTCGAGTGGGGCAGCAAGGAGTGGTACGAGGCGCTGGCCCGCAGCCGGTACGTCGTCACCAACGGCGGCATCCGCGAGTGGTTCGTCCGCCGTGAGGGACAGGTCGTCGTCCAGACCTGGCACGGCACCCCGCTCAAGCGCATCGGCGCCGACCTCCTCGGCACCCCCAAGGCGAACCTGGCCTACATCGCGAGCCTCCCGCAGCGCTCGCGCCAGTACAGCCTGTTCATCACGCCGAACTCCTTCACCACCCCGATCATGACCAACTCCTTCCGCCTCCAGTGCGAGGTCCTGGAAGCGGGCTACCCGCGCAACGACGTCTTCCACGCCCCCGACCGCGTCAAGCGCGCCGCGGCCGTACGGGAGAAGCTCGGCATCCCCGCGGGCAAGAAGGTCGTCCTGTACGCGCCCACCTGGCGCGACGACCAGCGCTACGGCGGCCGACGCTTCAAGCTGGACAACCAGATCGACGTCGAGGCCGCCAAGCGCGAGCTCGGCGAGGACCACGTGCTGCTCTACCGCAAGCACCACAAGGTCCTCGACTCCATCCCCGGCGCCGGACAGGGCTTCGTCTACGACGTCACGTACTACCCGGACATCGCCGACCTCTACCTGATCGCCGACGTGCTGATCACGGACTACTCCTCGGTGCTGTTCGACTTCGCGCACTCCGGGCGGCCGATGCTCTTCTTCACGTACGACCTGGAGCACTACCGCGACACCCTGCGCGGCTTCTACTTCGACTTCACCTCCCGCGCCCCCGGGCCGCTGATCAAGACCTCCGAGGACCTGGTCTCCGCGATCCGGAACATCGACGCGGTCAGCGAGGAGTACAAGGAGAAGTACGCCCAGTTCCGGGTCGACTTCTGCGAGCCCTCCGACGGCCGCGCCGCCGCCCGCGTCGTGGACCGGATGCTCGCCGTCAAGGACGAGCAGCAGGGCTGA